From the Phycisphaeraceae bacterium genome, the window CCACACCACATCTCGCTCGCTGCTCATGACCCGCCTCCGAGCAGTGACAAGGCCACCGTGCGCTCAGCGTCGCGCACGACCACCGTGGACGGATCGATCGACTCGATGACGCGGCCTCGCGCCACCTCCTGCCCCACGCCCACCGAAATCATCGCATCGCGGTCAGGGTCATAGAGCACCGCGCGCGGCGAGCCGCCTTCGTAGATGATGGCGATCAGTTGCAGTTTGAGTGGCGGGGGTGGAGGCGGCGGCTTGGGCGCGGCTACCGCGACCGGCGGCGGAGCGACATACCAGATCGGCGCGGCAAAGGCCGCCTGATCGAGTGCTTCGCGCGCTGCGGCGGCGGGCGGCTCGGTCGCCTGCTGCGCGAGCATCTCAAACTCGACGGCTGCAAGTGGCCACAGCGACCAGATCGACACCGCCACGAGCACAACGCCGCACACCGCGACATGTCTCTTCCACCCAGGCGCGATCTCGTGCCGGCTCATGTCGCAAGCTCCTCGCCAGCGTCAATGACACGCGAGAGTTCGGCGGCAGTGGTGAGGCCCGCAGAGACCAGCGACAGGCCGTGCTCGTGCAGCGTGCGCATGCCGCGCGAGCGGGCCAGCGCCAGGATCTCATTGGCCGGGGCACGCTCGCTGATCATCGAACGCAGGGACGCATCGAGCACCAGCAGTTCAAATAATCCGGTTCTGCCCTCAAAGCCTGTTGACAGACAGGCTTCGCAGCCGCGGCCGCCACACGCGCCGTGCACCGTGCGCACCAGACGCTGGGCCAGCACCGCACTGAGCGACGACGAGACCAGAAACGGCTCGACGCCGAGATCGAGCAATCGCGCGATCGCGCTGGCCGAATCACTGGTATGCAGGGTCGAGAGCACCAGATGCCCGGTCAGACTCGCCTGCACCGCAATCCTGGCTGTCTCTTCGTCGCGAATCTCGCCGACCATGATGACATCGGGATCCTGCCGGAGAATGTGACGCAGACCTGTGGCAAACGTAACATTCTTCTTCGGATCGACCTGCGTCTGGCTGATCGCAAGCCCGGCACCCGACAGGTCGTATTCGACAGGGTCTTCGACCGTGACCATGTTGAGTTCGCAGCCGCGCAGCGAGCCGCCGGCGTTGGTCGCGCTGATCCACGCCAGACTCGCATAGAGCGTCGTGGTCTTGCCGCTGCCCGTCGGGCCCGTCGAGAGCACGATGCCGCTGGTGCGCGCGATCTGCGCCAGATACGCACGCTCAAGCGCATCGGGCATGCCCAGCGCAGTAAAACTCGACAAATGCGGCGAGCGCGCCGGATCAAGCAGACGCAGCACCACACGCTCGCCATACACGCTCGGCAAGGTGCTGATGCGCAGGTCCGCCTGCCGACCCGTGGCCGCAGCGTGCCGCCCGCCCGCGCGACCGATCGAGACCGACGCGCGTCCATCCTGCGGCGCCCGGCGCTCGGCCACATCAAGGCCCGCCATCACCTTGATCCGGCTGACCACGCTGGCCGCGACGGATGATGGAAGCTCACGCATCGTGTGCAATGAACCATTGAGCCGGTAGCGCACCAAGGTGCGTTCACGCAGCGGCTGCAGATGCACATCGCTCGCGCCCCGCACCAGCGCTTCAAACAGCACCAGATCGACCAGCCTCACCGCTGGAGCCTTGCCGTGCGTGCTCAGGAGATCGCGCTCGGCCTCACGCACGGCGGCATCAAGATCGCTTGTCACATCGTCGCTGGCCTCGAGGATAATCGCCCGTTCGGCAGCCTGTTCTTCATCGCGCTCCGAGGCGTACGCGCGGTCAATCGCAATGGCGAGATCCTCGACGCCGCACTCGCGCGTGCAGACCTTGCATCCGAGTCTGACGCCGACATTGTGCAGCACGGCCTGTCGCGTACTGCCGGCGAAGAGCAAAAGTTCGACATCGTCCGCCCTGCCCGCACTGAGCACCAGGTGCCGGCGTGCAAACTCGTGATCGATCAAGCGAAGAAACTCATCGCTTGGCCGCGCCGACAAGGCATCGCTGCCGGGTCCACCACCACCCGCCGAAGCCGGCGCGTCGCTGGTCGCTGCCACGCTCACCGGATCACCCTGGGCTCAACCACCGGCCAGCCCGTCTGGAGGTCGAGTTCGTCGGCCCGCCGATCCGACAGATGCCGCAGACTCTCAAGATCGTGTTCACGCATCACGCTCGCGCGGATGAACACATAAAACTTCGATCGGCTGCTCGCACGGCTCCTGCTCTTGAAGGCCTCGCCCACGACCGGGATCCGGCCCAGCAGCGGCACCTGCGTCACGCTCTGCGACTCATCTTCGATCTCGATCCCGCCCACCACCACGGTGTATCCATCGGGGATCGTCGCCACGCTGCTCACCCGGTTCTGCTGTCGCGCCGGAGGCAGCGTCGGCGAAGACGCCGGACCAAGAAAGGCGCTGAGCGACACCGAGTACTCGAGCAGCAGATGATCGCCCTCGGCGATCTGCGGCACAATCGTCACCGTCGTGCCCGCGTCCTGCGTGCCGCCAAACGACGTCGTCGAGACCGTGTTCGACGCATTGACGCTCGCAAACGGCTGTTGCACCACCGAATCGAGCCGCGCCACCTGGTTGTTGCCCACCAGCAGCGTCGGCATACTCACCGAACGCCCGTCCGAGATGCTCTCGATCGCGCGCAGCACAATCGAGAAATCGCCCGGATTCAGAACCACTCCCGTCAAGCCCGTGGCGGACACCGGGCCGTCGAGTTGACCGTTCGTGCGTGTGCCCAGGCCAAACAGCGACGACAGCCGGATGCTCGTCTGGCCTGACATCGCCAGTTGCTCGAGTTCCACGCCAAGATCGCGCGACTGACTTTCGGTCAATGTCACCAGCAGCACATCGAGCATCACCTGCGACTGGCGGACATCTAAGGTGCGCAGCAACATCTCGATCTGAGCGAGCAA encodes:
- a CDS encoding type II/IV secretion system protein produces the protein MSVAATSDAPASAGGGGPGSDALSARPSDEFLRLIDHEFARRHLVLSAGRADDVELLLFAGSTRQAVLHNVGVRLGCKVCTRECGVEDLAIAIDRAYASERDEEQAAERAIILEASDDVTSDLDAAVREAERDLLSTHGKAPAVRLVDLVLFEALVRGASDVHLQPLRERTLVRYRLNGSLHTMRELPSSVAASVVSRIKVMAGLDVAERRAPQDGRASVSIGRAGGRHAAATGRQADLRISTLPSVYGERVVLRLLDPARSPHLSSFTALGMPDALERAYLAQIARTSGIVLSTGPTGSGKTTTLYASLAWISATNAGGSLRGCELNMVTVEDPVEYDLSGAGLAISQTQVDPKKNVTFATGLRHILRQDPDVIMVGEIRDEETARIAVQASLTGHLVLSTLHTSDSASAIARLLDLGVEPFLVSSSLSAVLAQRLVRTVHGACGGRGCEACLSTGFEGRTGLFELLVLDASLRSMISERAPANEILALARSRGMRTLHEHGLSLVSAGLTTAAELSRVIDAGEELAT